GCAGGCATTGGACTTCGATGGATTGAGTCGTATCAGTTGGGCTATGGCCATGCACCACTTTCAAATCTATACGAGTCCCTCGTCTTCTTTTCCTGGGCAACGGCTCTAACTTACGTATTCGTAGAATACAAGACCAAGAGCCGGGTCATTGGTGCATTTGCCATGCCTTTTGCTGCAATTTCCATGGCCTATGCCTCGTTTAATCCCAATGTGCGGGATTCGATCGAACCCTTGATCCCAGCCCTTCAAAGCAATTGGCTGATCGCTCATGTGATTACATGTTTCATTGGATATGCAGCTTTTGCTGTAGCATGCGGCCTTGGCATCATGTATCTCTTAAAAAATATGAGCCCTAATAAGGATTCAGGACTACTGGGCGCCTTTCCCAGCCTGAAGGGCATTGATGAACTCATGCATCAGACCATTATTTTTGGATTTCTCTGGCTCAGCGTCGGTATCATAACCGGAGCAGTTTGGGCCAACCAGGCGTGGGGGACATATTGGAGCTGGGACCCAAAAGAGACATGGAGTCTTATTACATGGTTTGTATATGCCACTGCCCTTCATGCCAGATTTGTCAGGGGGTGGAAGGGCACCAAAATCGCCTTTATATCCATTATAGGATTTTGCTCTGTGATCTTCACATACTTTGGCGTAAACTTT
The genomic region above belongs to Dissulfuribacter thermophilus and contains:
- the ccsB gene encoding c-type cytochrome biogenesis protein CcsB, with the protein product MSSSYLLSWCTFIYLGASVLYIMHWLFRLKPVGFLGTVSTVIGVIVQTAGIGLRWIESYQLGYGHAPLSNLYESLVFFSWATALTYVFVEYKTKSRVIGAFAMPFAAISMAYASFNPNVRDSIEPLIPALQSNWLIAHVITCFIGYAAFAVACGLGIMYLLKNMSPNKDSGLLGAFPSLKGIDELMHQTIIFGFLWLSVGIITGAVWANQAWGTYWSWDPKETWSLITWFVYATALHARFVRGWKGTKIAFISIIGFCSVIFTYFGVNFLLSGLHSYGSQ